From the genome of Globicephala melas chromosome 11, mGloMel1.2, whole genome shotgun sequence, one region includes:
- the GSTA4 gene encoding glutathione S-transferase A4, with translation MMATKPKLHYPNGRGRMESVRWVLAAAGVEFDEDFLETKEQLQKLQDGNHLLFQQVPMVEIDGMKLVQTRSILHYIAEKHHLFGKDLKERTLIDMYVEGTLDLLELIIMHPFLKPDDQQKEVVNMAQKAIIRYFPVFEKVLRGHGQRFLVGNQLSLADIILLQTILALEEKIPNILSAFPHLQEFTVKISNIPTIKKFLEPGSKRKPPPDDIYVRTVYNIFMP, from the exons ATGATGGCTACGAAGCCCAAACTCCACTATCCAAATGGACGAGGCCGCATGGAATCCGTGCGATGGGTTTTAGCTGCCGCTGGAGTCGAG TTTGATGAAGACTTTTTAGAAACAAAAGAACAGTTGCAGAAGTTGCAGGATG GTAACCACCTGCTGTTCCAACAAGTGCCAATGGTTGAAATTGATGGGATGAAGCTAGTGCAGACCCGGAGCATCCTCCACTATATAGCAGAAAAGCACCATCTCTTCGGCAAAGATCTCAAGGAGAGAACCCT GATTGACATGTATGTGGAGGGGACCCTGGATCTTCTGGAACTGATTATCATGCATCCTTTCCTCAAACCAGATGATCAGCAAAAGGAAGTGGTGAACATGGCCCAGAAGGCCATAATCAGATACTTTCCTGTGTTCGAAAAG GTTTTACGGGGTCATGGACAAAGGTTTCTTGTTGGTAATCAGCTGAGCCTTGCAGACATAATTCTACTCCAGACCATTTTGGCTCTAGAAGAGAAAATTCCTAATATCCTGTCTGCCTTTCCTCACCTCCAG GAGTTCACAGTGAAAATAAGTAATATCCCTACAATTAAGAAATTCCTTGAACCTGGCAGCAAGAGGAAGCCTCCCCCGGATGACATCTACGTGAGAACCGTGTACAACATCTTCATGCCGTAG